A window of Sediminispirochaeta bajacaliforniensis DSM 16054 contains these coding sequences:
- a CDS encoding DUF4372 domain-containing protein: MKNNNSIFGQMLQFISRYKFQKCVKEYQSEKHSKGFSSWSHFVSMLFGQLSGQD, translated from the coding sequence ATGAAAAATAATAACAGTATTTTCGGACAAATGCTACAGTTCATTTCGAGATATAAATTCCAAAAGTGCGTAAAAGAGTACCAGTCAGAAAAACACAGCAAAGGTTTTTCATCATGGAGCCACTTTGTTTCAATGCTATTTGGCCAGCTTTCCGGTCAAGAT
- a CDS encoding FMN-binding protein, which translates to MRGAGRKITKRKLCSALLAVFTLLFLLVVAECNNDKVSIKDGVYTGTGKGKNGPITVEVTFQEGAIKKIVVVSQNETEGLSDPALSRIPAEIVKHQSIAVDEISGASYTSRGLKEAVQDAIVQANGDPQQFNRKVAQTAQEAEKYDTDIVIVGGGGSGLMAAVEASRAGAKVIVLEKAAFAGGISAFAPDRRRIRKEPRLGGKGIRLGCEICISQHLG; encoded by the coding sequence ATGAGAGGAGCAGGAAGGAAAATAACGAAAAGGAAACTATGCAGTGCTTTATTGGCTGTTTTCACTCTGCTTTTTCTGTTGGTAGTTGCAGAATGCAACAACGACAAGGTTTCGATTAAAGATGGAGTCTACACAGGAACAGGCAAAGGAAAAAATGGACCGATTACGGTTGAGGTAACGTTTCAAGAAGGAGCGATCAAAAAGATAGTGGTGGTTTCTCAAAATGAAACGGAAGGGTTGTCCGATCCGGCGCTTTCACGCATTCCCGCCGAGATCGTGAAGCATCAATCAATTGCTGTGGACGAGATCAGTGGCGCCAGCTATACCAGCCGGGGGCTGAAAGAAGCCGTTCAGGACGCTATTGTTCAGGCTAATGGCGACCCTCAGCAATTCAACCGCAAAGTAGCCCAAACGGCACAGGAAGCCGAAAAGTACGACACTGATATTGTCATTGTCGGGGGTGGAGGTTCAGGTTTAATGGCCGCAGTTGAAGCCTCCCGGGCCGGTGCAAAGGTGATAGTTCTTGAAAAAGCCGCTTTTGCCGGGGGCATTTCAGCTTTTGCGCCGGATCGTCGGAGAATCAGGAAAGAACCTCGACTGGGCGGCAAAGGAATTCGGTTGGGATGTGAAATTTGTATATCCCAACATCTGGGGTGA